The genomic segment ACGCCATGGCGGCGAGTGCGGCCCTGGCGGTGACGCTGGTGCCGGTGCTGATGGGCTATTTCATTCGCGGCAAGGTGCTGCCGGAGCACAAGAACCCCGTGAACCGCCTGCTGGTTGGCGTTTATATGCCGGTGCTGAAGCTGGTGTTACGCTTCCCGAAAACGACGGTTATTGTTGCGTTGCTGGCATTGGCTGTGGGCCTTTGGCCAGCCACCAAAATCGGCAGTGAATTCATCCCGCCACTGGATGAAGGCGACCTGATGTACATGCCCACCACCTACCCGGGCATCTCCATTGGTAAGGCTCGGGAACTGTTGCAGCAAACGGACAAGCTGATTGCCACCGTACCCGAAGTCGAAACCGTGTTCGGCAAAGTGGGGCGGGCGGATACCGCTACCGATCCGGCTCCATTGACGATGATCGAGACCTTCATCCAGCTCAAGCCGAGGGATCAATGGCGGGAAGGCATGACCACCGAAAAGCTGAAGCAGGAGCTCAATACTCTGATTCGGTTCCCGGGGGTAACCAATGCCTGGGTTATGCCGATCATCACGCGCATCGATATGCTGGCAACGGGTATTAAAACGCCGGTGGGCATCAAGATTGCCGGTCCGGACCTTACCGTCATCCAGAACATCGGTAAACGCCTTGAGGAAGTCATGGTCGACATCCCCGGTACAGCCTCCGTTTACTCTGAGCGAGTCGCTGGGGGCCGCTACATCAAGGTGGATATTGATCGTGAGCGTGCCGCTCGTTATGGGCTGAATATCGCTGATGTTCAGCAGGTAGTGGCCTCCGCTATTGGTGGAATCAACGTTTCCAGAACCATCGAGGGACTTGAGCGGTATCCCATTAATCTTCGTTATCCGGAAGACTACCGGGATTCGCCCGAGAAGCTGGAGCAACTGCCCATCGTGACCGCATCCGGCCAGCGCATTGCCCTGGCAGATGTGGCGGAGATCGGCGTGGAGGATGGCCCGCCGGCCATTAAGAGTGAGAATGCCCGCCTGAACGGCTGGACCTTTGTGGATATTGAGGGTGTCGACGTAGGCACCTATGTTGAACAGGCCATGGTTACCGTGAGTGAAGAGCTGGATCTACCTCCCGGTTATTCAATCAACTGGTCTGGTCAGTATGAGTACATGCTCCGTGCGAAGGAAAAACTGACCTATGTGGTGCCGTTAACGCTGGCCATCATCGTCATCCTGCTGTTTCTTAACTTCCGCCGTTTTGCCGAAGTGGGGATTATTATGGGCACGCTACCGTTTGCGATGATCGGTGCTATCTGGCTGATGTATCTGCTTGGTTATAATTTTTCGGTAGCCGTCGGTGTCGGTTTCATTGCGCTGGCGGGCGTTGCGGTAGAGATTGGGGTGATCATGCTGGTGTATTTGAATCAGGCTTATAACGCAATGCTGGAAACGTGTGATGACAAAGGGCTGACGCCAAGGCGAGAAACCCTCCGCCATGCCGTACTACAAGGTGCCGGTATGCGGGTTCGGCCAATCATGATGACGGCGGCCGCCATTATCGGGGGGCTTGTGCCCATTATGATTGGCACCGGTACAGGGTCGGAGGTGATGGGCCGGATTGCGGCACCTATGGTGGGCGGTATGATTTCCGCTGTCATTCTGGCGCTGCTGGTGATTCCTGTGCTCTTTTATCTCTGGAAACAGCGAACTCTTGGTGAGTAACGCCGATAGCAAGGTGCCAGGATTCAGCCTGGCACCTTGCTATCACGTCTTTACCGGTTATCACGATCATTCGCAGGGTGCCTACCCGTCTACTGCGCATATTCCAAAATCTATTTGCCTGAACGTTCGCTTTGCGACCAGGCTGTGCTCCTAAACATAAGCGAACATTCGGGGCAGGGCTTTCCCCAGCGCCTCCAAGCTAATCACAGCCATTTCACCCAGTATGATTGGCAGAGCAAATTCCAGACTCGAAATGATTACATGGCAGAGATGGCCATGCTCGGCTAAGCTATTGTTTTATCAATTTATGTGCAGAGCGATTTATGGTTCAAAGTCAGTAATAATGACGCAGTCAAATTTCTGCAATGATAAAGCGCGCTGCCCAACTGCTTTTAGGATAAAAGGAAAGCGACATGTGGGACTGGATTCAGTCGAATTCGGTTGATCTATTTGGTCATTTGCTAACGCTGATTGGCATCATTGTAGGTGCGATTGTTTTGGTATGGCAGATCGGTCGACAACACAGGAGTTCGCTTGAGCTACAGAAGAGAAATGCGCAAGAAGCGTTGAAGGTCGAAATCTACAAAACGCTTACTTTGCGATTAAGGGATGTTACTCGTACCAATGTCACCGCCATGATGTACGCAGTTAATGTTCCATCGAGAATTGAGGTTTTCCAAAATTCGATCAAAAAGAACATACCACTCCCATTCCCAAGGGAGAGAGCGATTGAGTTTTCACATCTGCACAGTGCCGCTAATGATGCATTAATTGCGTTGATTCAAGAATTTGAAGCTTGGTCGATAGTGTTTCCGGAAATTGAGCTGTTCCAAACGGCCTTGAACTCCGCTAATCATGATGCCCGAAACGCTTCGAATGAGCTTTTTAATCGCTTCATCATCATCCTTCCAACTGATCCCCCACATGATGCACCATCGAAAACTCCTAGACCGATTCCCGCATCACCTGTCAGTGCTGACCAGCTTTCAGAATTAGAGAGACTTGTAGAAGAATATCGGCGAGCCATGGACGAGATCGGATGCTATGTGATCGATTTACAGATTGAAGCCCAGAACAAGCTACTTTCGGGGCTATTTGAGCACCGGGTTCCGCGAAGAAAACCACTGGATTCCAGGTTTAAAGTGCTATCAACGGAGCCTGTTGAAATGGAGCGTTTGATGTCCTACTTCTTGAACGAAACTAGTTGGGGAAAAGAATACAAGAAGTATGAGGCTATGCATTCAAAGTCTGCATTTTCGGAATGATATCCTAACAAATCACGGAAGACGGACGCGTGAAACGCGCCGCTTCGTTTTGGCATTATGTTTGAAGAAGAATTGGGCATTTAACTATGAACTCCTATCTTGTCACACAGCGGCCAACTATTTACGCCGATATGAACGTTTTTCGGTATGTCGCTTGTGGAGAGATATCTATGGTCGATCCAGAACGTTTCATTTGGGTTTACTCGTACGCTCACCTCGATGAGATATATCGGAACGGCAATACCGATGCCCTGCACGGCATGAAAGTACTGAAAGCTGTTGAAGTGTGTGATGTCCTGAACGAGGATTTCCAGTCTGTGGGGAATATTAGATTAAGAGACTACGTTGACCCCCATGAAAGGTACGAGAGGCATCTGGAAGCCATATCAGGGTTTGAAGGCTCCAATGATCACTCTATCGAATACCTCATTCGCTCGTTTGGAGCTGATAATTTTGATGAGTTGCAACAAACTCCAGATCAGCTGCGGAAAGAGATTGATCGCCTAACCAGTGCGGTTGACGACGAACGTAAGCATGATCTGATTAGCCAAGCACATACCGTTTCTGAGGAAATGGCTGGTGTAGTTGAGCAACACTTAAAAGATCGTGTCCCTATTGACCAAACACGGGCAGCTTTAGGCGTTTCGAGTGAAGAGAGAAAAAGAATTGAAAAAACGTTCTCTCCTATCGATGAGGTGTGGAACCTCATAGGACCTGCAATTCCAAGTGTGAATAAAGATCAGTTCTTTGGGTTTGAGCCGATTCCCGGCATTGAGGGCGTGCAGCATACACAACACGGTGCGATCTGTGGTGCCCATATTGTATTGAATATGATAGGTATCAGCCCTGACAAAGGCTTGGCGAAGCGTGAGAAAATCAAAAATATAATGTCTGATGGTCAGCATACTGGCATGGCTTCATACTGCAATGCGCTACTTTCAGCTGACAGAGGCATTATCAACAAGGCTCGCTGTATATATACGTATCTGGGCAATATTACCACGCCACTTCACTTCAATTTCGAAAAAGGTTTCGAGCTAAATCTTGGAATCCAAACTGATAGAGCATAACCAGTGACTGGTGTCGAACCTACGCTATCGCTCCGGTACGCGACAACGCCAAGGCGTTATGCAATTTAGTAAAAAGGACCTAAATGTCAACTTATCCCGACGCAATTGGATACTTACGCAATCTTGGGCATTCAGAGGGTATCCCGTGGCTGGAGATGATCTGTGATGCGGCTGCTTCTGGAATAACAACTCTCAGTCCTTTCGACTTGGATACCCTTGTTCAGCTTTTTACAAAACGGGCAAGCTATCTCCGCCAACCTGCGCCTCCGACCGTTGCAGCCCCTGCTGGGGCCGCAGCGATAACCACTGATCGGCTTGAGATTATTGGGCCTTTTCACGGCTTCAAACGCCTAGGTGATTCGCTCGCGGCTTCGTTTCCAAAGCGGGTGAGTATTGTTTTCGGAGCAAATGGAAGCGGGAAATCTAGTCTATGTGATGCATTACAGATACTAGCTTCGAATGATGCACCGAAACGACCACTTCATGACGTTCGTGCGACAACGGCGCCGAGTCCTTCGTTCGATTTCAAGTTCACGTCAGATTCAACTATTCAGAATTGGAGTTCACCCGGCAGTTACGGCTCCCGCGCGGGCGCTTTGAAGTACTTCGATTCGGGAGTC from the Marinobacter sp. LQ44 genome contains:
- a CDS encoding efflux RND transporter permease subunit codes for the protein MIAAIIHWSIRNRFLVLLATLLITGLGLYSLKQTPVDALPDLSDVQVIIKTSFPGQAPQVVEDQVTYPMTTAMLSVPGAKTVRGYSFFGDSYVYVIFDEDTDMYWARSRVLEYLSQVAPSLPDSARPQLGPDATGVGWVYLYALVDRTGNQDLSQLRSLQDWFLKYELQTVPGVSEVAALGGMVKQYQVKVSPEKLRALGIPLAHIQNAIKRGNQEVGASVIEMAEAEYMVRTSGYIKSREDLLSIPLGLDDNGTPILLKDVATVEVGPQMRRGVAELNGEGETVGGVVVMRFGENAQATINGVKAKLEDLKSSLPEGVEVVTVYDRSGLIERAVNNLGFKLLEEFLVVGLVCIVFLFHVRSSLVAILSLPVGILAAFIVMHWQGINANIMSLGGIAIAIGAMIDGAIVMIENMHKHMERTPLTSENRWEVVARSASEVGPALFFSLLIITVSFVPVFALEAQEGRMFSPLAFTKTYAMAASAALAVTLVPVLMGYFIRGKVLPEHKNPVNRLLVGVYMPVLKLVLRFPKTTVIVALLALAVGLWPATKIGSEFIPPLDEGDLMYMPTTYPGISIGKARELLQQTDKLIATVPEVETVFGKVGRADTATDPAPLTMIETFIQLKPRDQWREGMTTEKLKQELNTLIRFPGVTNAWVMPIITRIDMLATGIKTPVGIKIAGPDLTVIQNIGKRLEEVMVDIPGTASVYSERVAGGRYIKVDIDRERAARYGLNIADVQQVVASAIGGINVSRTIEGLERYPINLRYPEDYRDSPEKLEQLPIVTASGQRIALADVAEIGVEDGPPAIKSENARLNGWTFVDIEGVDVGTYVEQAMVTVSEELDLPPGYSINWSGQYEYMLRAKEKLTYVVPLTLAIIVILLFLNFRRFAEVGIIMGTLPFAMIGAIWLMYLLGYNFSVAVGVGFIALAGVAVEIGVIMLVYLNQAYNAMLETCDDKGLTPRRETLRHAVLQGAGMRVRPIMMTAAAIIGGLVPIMIGTGTGSEVMGRIAAPMVGGMISAVILALLVIPVLFYLWKQRTLGE